The following coding sequences lie in one Enterococcus sp. 9E7_DIV0242 genomic window:
- a CDS encoding cysteine desulfurase family protein, translating into MIYFDNSATTPIYPQVLDTYIKTSQRIIGNPSSLHDLGNQAHRLLEQARKQIAELLSVETGEIFFTSGGTEGDNWIMKGTAIEKQAFGRHIIISSVEHPAVSETAAQLEKLGFELSILPVDNRGVVQVDELRKLIRKDTILVSVMAVNNEIGTMQPIKKISELLEEFPTIHFHVDAVQAIGKVAKEDWLTPRVDFAVFSAHKFHGPKGVGFIYWKKGRKLAPLLTGGGQEENQRSGTENIAGIVATARALRLYLEKTQEREGRVVQLRNYLIEELAGFANVRLFSECAADFAPHIVCFALPGIRGEVMVHALEEKQIFISTTSACSSRKKTVGSTLHAMKVSEAEASSAVRISLDESNTLAEVEQFMIIFNQLHKKFSKVHG; encoded by the coding sequence ATGATTTATTTTGATAATAGTGCAACAACTCCTATTTATCCGCAAGTACTGGATACTTACATAAAAACCAGTCAGCGAATCATCGGTAATCCCTCAAGTCTTCATGATTTGGGAAACCAGGCACATCGCTTATTGGAGCAAGCAAGAAAGCAGATAGCTGAGCTATTGTCTGTTGAGACAGGAGAAATCTTTTTTACCTCTGGAGGAACTGAGGGCGATAATTGGATCATGAAGGGTACAGCTATTGAAAAACAAGCATTTGGCAGACACATCATTATCTCAAGTGTTGAGCATCCAGCTGTTTCAGAAACGGCCGCTCAACTGGAAAAATTAGGCTTTGAGCTGTCTATTTTACCTGTAGATAATCGAGGAGTTGTTCAAGTAGACGAGTTGCGCAAGCTGATTCGAAAAGACACGATTTTAGTTTCTGTGATGGCTGTCAATAATGAAATTGGTACAATGCAGCCGATAAAAAAAATCAGTGAGCTACTGGAAGAATTTCCGACGATTCATTTCCACGTAGATGCAGTACAGGCCATTGGTAAAGTAGCGAAAGAGGACTGGCTGACACCACGTGTAGATTTTGCGGTATTTTCAGCTCATAAATTTCATGGACCAAAAGGTGTGGGCTTCATTTATTGGAAAAAGGGGCGCAAGTTGGCGCCACTATTGACTGGTGGTGGACAGGAAGAGAACCAACGTAGTGGAACAGAGAATATTGCGGGGATCGTAGCAACAGCACGAGCGCTTCGGCTTTATCTGGAGAAAACACAGGAACGTGAAGGTCGTGTTGTGCAACTTCGGAATTATCTGATCGAAGAGCTAGCTGGCTTTGCGAATGTTCGCCTGTTTTCTGAATGTGCTGCGGATTTTGCACCGCATATTGTTTGCTTCGCCTTACCTGGAATTCGTGGAGAGGTGATGGTTCATGCGTTGGAAGAAAAGCAGATTTTCATTTCGACAACTAGCGCCTGTTCTAGTCGAAAGAAGACTGTTGGCAGCACATTACACGCAATGAAAGTATCGGAAGCAGAAGCCAGTTCAGCTGTACGCATAAGCCTGGATGAAAGCAATACATTGGCAGAAGTTGAACAATTCATGATTATTTTCAATCAGCTGCATAAGAAGTTTTCGAAGGTACATGGCTGA
- a CDS encoding RidA family protein encodes MSQIDRKDINEDWAHTGVAKAGDFVFTSYCVGPIGESIENQIAGAFDMLEERLNMFGLTIDSVVKIEALFRDIWDIPVLEKILKERFKEKNYPVRKSIQTEFAHKGGSNGMLFQLDAIAYAGK; translated from the coding sequence TTGAGTCAGATTGATAGAAAAGATATAAATGAAGATTGGGCACACACAGGTGTTGCTAAAGCCGGTGATTTTGTCTTTACAAGCTACTGTGTTGGACCTATCGGCGAATCCATAGAAAATCAAATAGCTGGGGCTTTTGATATGTTAGAAGAACGCTTAAATATGTTCGGCCTAACTATTGACTCTGTGGTTAAAATCGAAGCACTCTTTAGAGATATTTGGGACATTCCGGTTTTAGAAAAAATACTAAAAGAACGATTTAAAGAAAAAAACTATCCCGTAAGGAAGTCTATTCAAACAGAGTTTGCTCACAAAGGTGGAAGCAACGGTATGCTATTTCAGCTGGACGCAATCGCATATGCTGGCAAATGA
- a CDS encoding aspartate kinase, which produces MKVIKFGGSSLASAQQLQKVFQIVKDDATRKFVVVSAPGKRSDADIKVTDLLISYHEKYLKDEDTTALVEQIVARYETIMDELSMDKTILADIRRSVEALAQLPKENNPHLFDAFLASGENNNAKLVASFFKEQGLPAVYKNPLDLGIIVSDEPGNARILPSSYDKIGRFRETEEIFVIPGFFGYTEAGDICTFSRGGSDITGSIVAAGVQADQYENFTDVDGIFVAHPGIVRQPKTIKELTYREMRELAYAGFAVLHDEALMPAYKAHIPVVIKNTNNPTHPGTLITTKREADEGPVVGIASDQNFATIYISKYLMNRELGFGRKVLQILENLGLSYEHMPSGIDDISIVLRERQLTPEIEERLIQELEHELKPDELRITHGLSMIMIVGEGMQRRIGVTADSTAALAKHKINLEMINQGSSEVSIMFGIRGEEEKDAIRALYDTFFGEQTEG; this is translated from the coding sequence GTGAAAGTTATTAAGTTTGGCGGGAGCTCTTTGGCTTCAGCGCAGCAGCTGCAGAAAGTGTTTCAAATCGTGAAAGATGACGCAACGCGAAAGTTCGTCGTTGTTTCCGCTCCTGGTAAGCGTTCAGATGCAGATATCAAAGTAACAGATTTACTGATCAGCTATCATGAAAAGTACCTAAAAGACGAAGACACAACAGCGCTCGTTGAACAAATCGTTGCACGATATGAAACTATTATGGATGAGCTTTCGATGGATAAAACGATTTTGGCGGATATTCGCCGATCAGTAGAAGCATTGGCTCAGCTACCAAAAGAAAATAATCCACATTTGTTTGATGCTTTCTTAGCAAGTGGAGAAAATAATAACGCCAAGCTAGTTGCTTCGTTCTTCAAGGAACAAGGCTTGCCTGCTGTCTATAAAAATCCACTTGATCTGGGAATTATTGTTTCAGATGAACCTGGAAATGCGCGGATTTTACCATCCTCTTATGACAAAATCGGCAGATTTAGAGAAACAGAAGAAATTTTTGTTATCCCAGGCTTCTTTGGTTATACAGAAGCCGGCGACATTTGTACCTTTTCACGTGGTGGCTCAGATATTACAGGTTCGATTGTTGCTGCCGGCGTTCAAGCAGATCAATATGAAAACTTCACGGATGTTGATGGAATTTTTGTGGCCCATCCAGGTATTGTTCGACAGCCAAAAACGATTAAGGAATTGACCTATCGCGAAATGCGAGAATTGGCTTATGCTGGCTTTGCTGTGTTACATGATGAGGCTTTAATGCCTGCCTATAAGGCTCACATCCCTGTAGTTATCAAGAATACCAATAATCCGACCCATCCAGGAACCTTAATCACAACTAAACGTGAAGCAGATGAGGGACCGGTTGTAGGAATTGCCAGTGATCAAAATTTTGCTACTATTTATATCAGTAAATATTTGATGAATAGAGAGCTCGGCTTCGGGCGCAAGGTATTACAAATTCTGGAGAACTTGGGACTGAGCTATGAGCATATGCCTTCCGGAATCGATGACATTTCTATTGTTCTGCGAGAACGACAGCTGACTCCGGAAATTGAAGAGCGTCTAATTCAGGAATTGGAGCATGAACTGAAGCCAGATGAATTAAGAATCACACATGGACTTTCCATGATCATGATCGTAGGAGAGGGTATGCAACGTAGAATCGGGGTAACGGCAGATAGTACCGCAGCTCTGGCAAAACACAAAATCAACCTGGAAATGATCAACCAAGGTTCATCTGAGGTCAGTATCATGTTTGGTATTCGTGGTGAAGAAGAAAAGGATGCGATTCGTGCTCTTTACGATACATTCTTTGGCGAGCAAACCGAGGGATAA
- a CDS encoding HAD family hydrolase, with amino-acid sequence MKIDNPYEKTELFHQTFDNRRPETPKAFSSKEASARAGFKAEELVEFLYAAAGNDQTLFHTLVEQLKTDVDSAEEKMKQKEKVVEDPLVDQVDALIDLLYFTYGSFSLLGVDPTELFTIVHEANMGKLFPDGKPRYHEVTHKVLKPDDWEEKYAPEPKLKAELERQKKKR; translated from the coding sequence ATGAAAATCGATAATCCTTATGAAAAAACGGAGCTCTTCCATCAAACCTTCGATAATAGGCGTCCGGAAACACCGAAAGCTTTCAGCAGCAAGGAAGCTTCTGCTCGTGCAGGCTTCAAGGCGGAGGAACTCGTTGAGTTTTTATATGCTGCTGCGGGGAATGATCAGACCTTGTTTCATACACTCGTTGAGCAGTTAAAAACAGATGTGGATAGTGCAGAAGAAAAGATGAAGCAAAAGGAAAAGGTCGTTGAAGACCCCTTAGTCGATCAAGTAGACGCATTGATTGACTTGCTTTATTTTACGTATGGGTCATTTTCGTTGTTAGGTGTTGATCCGACGGAACTATTCACTATCGTTCACGAAGCGAACATGGGCAAGCTTTTTCCAGATGGCAAACCGCGATACCATGAAGTAACACATAAAGTATTGAAGCCTGATGATTGGGAAGAAAAATATGCACCTGAACCGAAGCTCAAGGCAGAGCTAGAGCGTCAGAAAAAGAAAAGATAA
- a CDS encoding septation ring formation regulator EzrA produces the protein MKNNLIIIVVLVIIIVAAILYLIGHFMRRQNQSKLKVLEKRKEELFDLPVIEEVDEIKKMHMVGQSQNTFREWNQRWADISTRSFAELESQIFEVEELNDSFRYMKAKRAVAEAEQTMDEMESEVEEIRRGLKELNDSEGRNSLEVQKALDIYEEISGLLQEEKDGFGPAYSELQKQVKNIEIEFTQFVTLNTSGDPVEAREVLESAERHTYELDDVMKRIPPLHDELSRVFPDQIKEIEEGYKRLREDHFVFPEQNFEEELNRVKKRVKNSTVDLEKAEVAAVEVANRDTAAAIDALYEVMEKEINSKKYVVNNHKTIGDYIAHVLRNNRQLMIELDHTSQSYTLNHNELGRSRGFQSEIEELIRRYEDYEPKMAEHTVPYSEVQVFFKDCYRVLADIENQQMEIDMSLKELRKGEKEAQDKVDQFEFRLRNLKRFVEKKRLPGLPTTYLEFFFVATDRIEELSKALNRIRINIDEINKLADLCEEDLELLDKKTNDLVNSAALTEQMMQYANRYRHTNEAISQAMEKTLDLFSKEYRYQDALDVIGTALERVEPGAFRRIENIYFKNLDAV, from the coding sequence ATGAAGAACAATTTGATTATTATCGTGGTTCTAGTGATAATCATCGTTGCGGCTATCTTATACCTGATTGGTCATTTTATGCGGAGGCAAAATCAATCTAAGCTCAAGGTTCTTGAGAAAAGAAAAGAAGAGCTATTCGATTTGCCTGTGATTGAAGAAGTAGATGAAATCAAAAAGATGCATATGGTCGGTCAAAGCCAGAATACGTTCCGAGAGTGGAATCAGCGTTGGGCAGATATTTCGACTCGTTCATTTGCAGAGCTGGAAAGCCAAATTTTTGAAGTTGAAGAGTTGAATGATTCTTTCCGTTATATGAAGGCAAAACGAGCAGTGGCGGAAGCCGAGCAAACGATGGATGAGATGGAATCAGAAGTTGAAGAAATCCGTAGAGGCTTGAAAGAACTAAATGATAGTGAAGGACGTAATTCACTGGAAGTTCAAAAAGCATTGGACATTTATGAAGAAATCAGTGGCTTGCTTCAAGAGGAAAAGGATGGATTTGGTCCAGCTTATTCTGAATTACAAAAGCAAGTGAAAAATATCGAAATCGAATTCACGCAATTTGTTACATTGAATACTTCCGGTGACCCTGTGGAAGCCAGAGAGGTATTGGAAAGTGCAGAACGTCATACGTATGAGCTTGACGACGTGATGAAACGCATTCCGCCTTTACACGATGAGCTTAGTAGAGTGTTCCCTGATCAAATCAAGGAAATCGAAGAAGGGTACAAGCGTTTAAGAGAAGATCACTTTGTCTTCCCGGAACAAAATTTTGAAGAAGAATTGAATCGTGTGAAGAAACGCGTGAAGAATTCGACGGTTGATTTGGAAAAAGCAGAAGTTGCTGCTGTGGAAGTTGCGAATAGAGATACAGCTGCAGCAATTGATGCACTGTATGAAGTAATGGAAAAAGAAATCAACTCTAAAAAATATGTAGTGAATAACCATAAAACAATTGGTGATTACATTGCACACGTTCTTAGAAACAATCGTCAGTTGATGATTGAATTGGATCATACGTCTCAAAGCTATACCTTGAATCACAATGAGCTTGGTCGTTCAAGAGGGTTCCAATCTGAGATTGAAGAACTGATTCGTCGTTATGAAGATTATGAGCCGAAGATGGCTGAGCATACAGTACCTTATTCAGAAGTACAAGTATTTTTCAAAGACTGTTACCGTGTTCTTGCTGATATCGAAAATCAGCAAATGGAAATCGACATGTCATTGAAAGAATTGCGTAAAGGCGAAAAAGAAGCACAAGATAAAGTAGATCAATTCGAATTTCGTTTGCGTAACTTGAAGCGTTTTGTAGAGAAGAAACGTCTGCCGGGGTTGCCAACAACCTATCTGGAATTCTTCTTTGTAGCGACTGATCGTATTGAAGAATTGAGTAAAGCATTAAATCGTATTCGTATCAACATTGATGAAATCAATAAGCTTGCTGATCTTTGTGAAGAAGATTTGGAGCTGTTAGATAAGAAAACCAATGATCTGGTTAACTCAGCAGCTTTGACAGAGCAAATGATGCAGTATGCCAACCGTTACCGCCATACGAATGAAGCAATTAGTCAGGCGATGGAAAAAACATTGGATCTGTTTTCTAAAGAATACCGCTATCAAGATGCGCTGGATGTCATCGGCACAGCACTTGAACGAGTAGAACCAGGTGCCTTTAGACGAATCGAGAATATCTATTTCAAAAACTTAGACGCAGTATAG